The Paenibacillus sp. RUD330 genome has a segment encoding these proteins:
- a CDS encoding CARDB domain-containing protein has translation MAKTKRASMLLLALALIFGSLSLRPNAAEAATNLALGKSVAASGYADVYQASNINDGNASTYWESVNNAWPQWVRIDLGSSQSVGQVVLKLPSGWEARTQNILISGSTNDSSYTTLKAAANYTFDPASGNAVTVSFTAASVRYVKLTVTSNTAWPAGQFSEFEIYGGTAPTPTPTPTPTPTPTPTPTPTPTPTPTPTPTPTPTPTPTPTVTPTPTATPTPGPGSNLALGKPISANSTVYTFVAANANDGNTATYWEGAGGSYPNTLTVSLGANATLSSVVLKLNPDSSWGKRTQTIQVMGKAQNGSSFTSLVGAKDYVFDPASGNTVTIPVSGTASDVQLVFTANTGSSAGQVAEFQVIGTPAPNPDLTVTSLSWTPASPVETDSVTLTAAVRNIGTASSAATKVNFYLGSALAGTADVGALAAGASVNVPLSIGAKDAGSYQVTAKVDENNAVIELNENNNSFTAASALVVSPVSSSDLIASSVSWSPGNPAAGNTVSFSVTLKNQGTAASAAGAHGITLTLSDATSGAVLKTLTGSYNGTLAAGASTAPISLGTWTAVNGKYTVKTVIAVDGNELPVKQANNTSTQSFFVGRGANMPYDMYEAEDGVTGGGASVVGPNRNIGDIAGEASGRKAVTLNSTGSYVQFTTKASTNTLVVRFSIPDAPGGGGIDSTLNVYVNGSFSKAIQLTSKYAWLYGNETNPDNSPSSGAPRHIYDEANMMFDTTIPAGSTIKLQKDAANTTNYAIDFINLEQVAPIANPNPAKYVVPAGFTHQDVQNALDKFRMDTTGTLEGVYLPAGTYSTSNKFQVYGKPVKIVGAGPWYTRFTAPAAQDNTDIGFRAEATANGSTFSGFAYFGNYKSRIDGPGKVFDFSNVANMTIDNIWTEHQVCMYWGANTDYMTIKNSRIRNTFADGINMTNGSTNNLVSNIEARATGDDSFALFSAIDAGGADEKDNIFENLTSILTWRAAGLAVYGGYGNTFRNIYIADTLCYSGITISSLDFGYPMNGFGASPTTNLQNISVVRSGGHFWGQQVFPAIWVFSASKVFQGIRVSDVDIIDPTYVGIMFQTNYSGGQPQNPVTDTIFTNVSISGAQKSGDAYDAKSGVAIWANEMPEPGQGPAVGSVTFNNLKLTNNFTNIKNTTSTFKINVN, from the coding sequence ATGGCAAAAACGAAACGCGCCTCGATGCTGCTGCTGGCATTGGCGCTGATCTTCGGATCGCTGTCGCTGCGTCCGAATGCGGCCGAGGCGGCGACGAACCTGGCGCTCGGCAAGTCTGTCGCGGCAAGCGGCTACGCGGATGTCTACCAGGCATCGAACATCAACGACGGCAATGCATCGACCTATTGGGAAAGCGTCAACAACGCCTGGCCGCAATGGGTCCGGATCGACCTCGGAAGCTCGCAGAGCGTCGGCCAAGTCGTCCTGAAGCTGCCTTCGGGATGGGAAGCCCGCACGCAGAACATCCTCATCTCCGGCAGCACGAACGATTCTTCTTACACCACGCTCAAAGCGGCTGCGAACTACACCTTCGATCCTGCCAGCGGCAATGCAGTCACCGTCTCGTTCACAGCGGCAAGCGTGCGCTATGTGAAGCTGACCGTCACCTCCAACACGGCTTGGCCGGCGGGCCAATTCTCGGAATTCGAGATCTACGGCGGAACCGCCCCGACACCGACACCAACCCCGACACCGACACCGACACCGACACCGACACCGACACCGACACCGACACCGACACCAACACCGACACCAACACCAACACCAACACCAACACCAACACCAACGGTCACCCCGACCCCGACAGCTACCCCGACCCCGGGTCCCGGCTCGAATCTGGCTCTAGGCAAGCCTATCTCGGCCAACTCGACGGTCTATACCTTCGTGGCGGCCAACGCCAATGACGGCAACACGGCTACTTACTGGGAAGGCGCCGGAGGCTCCTATCCCAACACGCTGACCGTCAGCCTGGGGGCGAATGCAACGCTCAGCTCCGTCGTACTGAAGCTGAACCCGGATTCGTCCTGGGGCAAGCGCACGCAGACGATCCAGGTGATGGGCAAAGCCCAGAATGGAAGCTCGTTCACGAGCCTCGTCGGCGCCAAGGACTATGTCTTCGATCCGGCTTCGGGCAACACGGTGACGATTCCCGTCTCCGGCACGGCGAGCGACGTGCAGCTGGTCTTCACGGCCAACACCGGCTCCTCCGCCGGCCAGGTCGCCGAGTTCCAGGTCATCGGAACGCCGGCTCCCAATCCGGATCTCACCGTAACGAGCCTCTCCTGGACTCCGGCTTCCCCCGTGGAAACGGACTCCGTGACGCTCACCGCAGCCGTCCGCAATATCGGTACGGCATCTTCGGCCGCCACCAAGGTCAACTTCTACCTCGGCAGCGCCTTGGCCGGTACGGCCGATGTGGGCGCGCTTGCAGCAGGCGCTTCCGTCAACGTGCCGCTGAGCATCGGCGCCAAGGATGCGGGCTCCTATCAAGTGACCGCCAAGGTCGACGAGAACAACGCGGTCATTGAACTGAACGAGAACAACAACAGCTTCACGGCCGCTTCGGCGCTTGTTGTCAGCCCCGTTTCGAGCTCCGATCTCATCGCTTCCAGCGTGAGCTGGAGCCCGGGCAACCCGGCTGCCGGCAACACGGTCAGCTTCTCCGTCACCCTCAAAAACCAAGGAACGGCGGCATCCGCGGCAGGCGCTCACGGCATTACGCTGACGCTGTCGGACGCCACGAGCGGCGCTGTGCTGAAAACGCTGACCGGCTCCTACAACGGCACGCTTGCCGCAGGAGCTTCGACGGCTCCGATCAGCCTCGGCACCTGGACGGCCGTGAACGGTAAATATACCGTCAAAACCGTCATCGCCGTCGACGGCAACGAGCTGCCGGTCAAGCAGGCGAACAACACGAGCACGCAATCGTTCTTCGTCGGACGCGGCGCGAACATGCCTTACGACATGTACGAAGCCGAAGACGGCGTGACGGGCGGCGGCGCCTCCGTCGTCGGGCCGAACCGCAACATCGGCGACATCGCCGGCGAAGCTTCCGGCCGCAAGGCGGTTACGCTGAACTCGACCGGCAGCTATGTGCAGTTCACGACCAAGGCCAGCACGAACACGCTCGTCGTGCGCTTCTCCATTCCGGATGCTCCCGGCGGAGGAGGCATCGATTCCACGCTGAACGTCTACGTCAACGGCAGCTTCTCCAAGGCGATCCAGCTGACGAGCAAGTACGCCTGGCTGTACGGCAATGAGACGAACCCGGACAACAGCCCTTCTTCGGGCGCTCCGCGCCATATCTATGACGAAGCCAACATGATGTTCGACACGACGATCCCGGCGGGCAGCACGATCAAGCTGCAGAAGGATGCGGCCAACACGACGAACTACGCGATCGACTTCATCAATCTGGAGCAGGTCGCCCCGATCGCCAACCCGAACCCGGCGAAGTACGTCGTTCCGGCCGGCTTCACGCATCAGGACGTGCAGAACGCGCTGGATAAATTCCGCATGGATACGACGGGAACGCTGGAAGGCGTCTACCTGCCGGCGGGAACGTATTCGACCTCGAACAAATTCCAGGTATACGGCAAGCCGGTCAAAATTGTCGGCGCAGGACCATGGTATACACGCTTCACGGCGCCGGCCGCCCAGGACAATACCGATATCGGCTTCCGCGCCGAGGCGACGGCGAACGGCTCGACCTTCTCCGGCTTCGCCTACTTCGGCAACTATAAGAGCCGCATCGACGGACCGGGCAAGGTGTTCGACTTCTCCAACGTCGCGAACATGACGATCGACAACATCTGGACCGAGCATCAGGTGTGCATGTACTGGGGAGCCAACACCGACTACATGACGATCAAAAATTCCCGCATCCGCAACACCTTCGCCGACGGCATCAACATGACGAACGGCAGCACGAACAATCTCGTCTCCAACATCGAGGCGCGCGCGACGGGCGATGACAGCTTCGCGCTGTTCTCGGCCATCGACGCAGGCGGAGCGGACGAGAAGGACAACATTTTTGAAAACCTGACCTCGATCCTTACTTGGCGCGCGGCAGGCCTGGCTGTGTACGGCGGGTACGGCAACACGTTCCGCAACATCTACATCGCCGACACGCTCTGCTACTCCGGCATCACGATCAGCTCGCTCGACTTCGGCTATCCGATGAACGGCTTCGGCGCTTCGCCGACGACCAACCTGCAGAACATTTCAGTCGTCCGCTCCGGCGGCCATTTCTGGGGACAGCAGGTATTCCCGGCCATCTGGGTATTCTCGGCCTCCAAAGTGTTCCAGGGCATCCGGGTGAGCGATGTGGACATCATCGACCCGACTTATGTCGGCATCATGTTCCAGACGAACTATAGCGGAGGCCAGCCTCAAAACCCGGTCACCGACACGATCTTCACGAACGTCTCGATCTCCGGCGCGCAGAAGAGCGGCGATGCCTACGACGCCAAGTCCGGCGTAGCCATCTGGGCCAATGAAATGCCGGAACCGGGCCAAGGGCCGGCAGTCGGCTCCGTGACGTTCAACAATCTGAAGCTGACGAACAACTTCACGAATATCAAGAACACGACGTCGACGTTCAAGATTAACGTCAACTGA
- a CDS encoding cyclase family protein has product MLIDLTHAVRHELPVYPGDRETVLIQSSEIGRDGCNNHLLTVNMHAGTHIDGPMHLLDVHDHLSGYSLESFIGEGCLIEAEGLGTES; this is encoded by the coding sequence ATGCTGATTGATCTGACCCATGCGGTGCGCCATGAGCTGCCCGTCTATCCGGGCGACCGGGAGACGGTCCTCATCCAGTCCAGCGAGATCGGCCGCGACGGCTGCAACAACCACCTCCTGACGGTCAATATGCATGCGGGCACCCATATCGACGGGCCGATGCATCTGCTCGACGTTCACGATCATCTGAGCGGATATTCACTGGAATCGTTCATCGGGGAAGGCTGCCTGATCGAGGCGGAGGGGCTCGGAACGGAATCCTGA
- the thrS gene encoding threonine--tRNA ligase translates to MDIDIRLADGSARRYPQGTTGKDIAESIGAGLAKRAVAARIDGNLMDLGAPVQDGSLVEIVTLDSGDGLGVYRHSTAHILAQALKRLYGGDAVKLGIGPVIADGFYYDIDMERSLSSDDLASIEREMEAVIREDLPIVRKEIGREEALAFFRELREPYKVQLIQDLPEGVRITLYSQGEFTDLCRGPHLPSTGLVKAFKLQSVAGAYWRGDSAGPMLQRIYGTAFLKKLELEEHLHLLEEAKKRDHRKLGKELGLFMFSEEAPGMPFYLPNGMTIRTELEEFARDLQRKRDYDEVRTPLMMNKRLWEESGHWDHYKDNMYFAQVDEAEFALKPMNCPGHMLVFKNSLHSYRELPIRISEFGQVHRHEFSGALSGMTRVRTFCQDDAHLFVRPDQIENEIASIMELIDYVYTVFGFTYEIELSTRPEDSMGSEELWEEAERSLRQVLESRGVKYRLNEGDGAFYGPKIDYHIKDALKRSWQCGTIQLDFQMPEKFGLSYVGEDGGKHAPVVIHRAVYGSIDRFMGILTEHYEGAFPLWLAPVQVKLLPVSDKHLDYALRVQAQLREAGIRVECDVRTEKLGYKIREAQLQKIPYMLVLGEQEAASGSVSVRRRGEGDLGSMSMEELIRSIRAEIEVLRGGAAHAD, encoded by the coding sequence GTGGACATCGACATTCGGCTGGCAGACGGAAGCGCAAGGAGGTACCCGCAAGGAACCACAGGCAAAGATATCGCGGAATCGATCGGAGCCGGACTTGCCAAGCGGGCGGTCGCGGCGAGGATCGACGGAAACCTGATGGACCTGGGAGCTCCGGTACAGGACGGCTCGCTCGTCGAGATCGTCACGCTGGACAGCGGGGACGGTCTTGGAGTTTACCGCCACAGCACGGCTCATATCCTGGCCCAGGCGCTCAAGCGGCTGTACGGCGGGGATGCCGTCAAGCTCGGCATCGGGCCCGTCATCGCGGACGGGTTCTACTATGACATCGACATGGAGCGCAGCTTGTCGAGCGATGACCTGGCCTCCATCGAGCGGGAGATGGAAGCCGTCATCCGGGAAGACCTGCCCATCGTACGGAAGGAAATCGGACGGGAAGAAGCGCTGGCCTTTTTCCGGGAGCTGCGGGAGCCGTACAAGGTCCAGCTCATTCAGGATCTTCCGGAGGGTGTCCGCATCACGCTCTACTCCCAGGGCGAATTCACGGATTTGTGCCGCGGTCCGCATCTTCCGTCGACGGGGCTTGTGAAGGCGTTCAAGCTTCAGAGCGTGGCGGGAGCGTACTGGCGCGGGGATTCCGCCGGACCGATGCTGCAGCGCATTTACGGAACGGCTTTCCTCAAGAAGCTGGAGCTGGAGGAGCATCTGCATCTGCTGGAGGAGGCGAAGAAAAGGGATCATCGCAAGCTCGGCAAGGAGCTCGGCTTGTTCATGTTCTCCGAGGAAGCGCCGGGCATGCCTTTTTACCTGCCGAACGGAATGACGATCCGTACGGAGCTGGAGGAATTTGCCCGAGATCTGCAGCGCAAGCGGGATTACGACGAGGTGCGGACGCCGCTCATGATGAACAAGCGCCTGTGGGAGGAATCCGGGCACTGGGACCATTACAAGGACAACATGTATTTCGCGCAGGTGGATGAAGCGGAATTCGCGCTCAAGCCGATGAACTGTCCGGGCCATATGCTGGTGTTCAAAAACAGCCTCCATTCCTATCGCGAGCTGCCGATCCGCATCTCCGAATTCGGCCAGGTGCACCGCCATGAGTTCAGCGGCGCGCTCAGCGGCATGACGCGCGTGCGCACGTTCTGCCAGGACGACGCCCATCTGTTCGTGCGGCCGGATCAGATCGAGAACGAAATCGCGTCGATCATGGAGCTCATCGACTATGTATACACGGTATTCGGCTTCACGTACGAGATCGAGCTGTCGACGCGGCCCGAGGATTCCATGGGCTCGGAGGAGCTGTGGGAGGAGGCGGAGCGTTCCCTGAGGCAGGTGCTGGAGAGCCGCGGCGTGAAGTATCGGCTGAATGAGGGCGATGGCGCCTTTTACGGGCCGAAGATCGACTACCACATCAAGGACGCACTCAAGCGAAGCTGGCAGTGCGGCACGATCCAGCTGGACTTCCAGATGCCGGAGAAGTTCGGCCTGTCCTATGTGGGAGAGGATGGAGGCAAGCATGCGCCGGTCGTCATCCACCGCGCCGTATACGGGTCGATCGACCGGTTCATGGGCATTCTGACGGAGCATTACGAGGGGGCGTTCCCTCTCTGGCTGGCGCCTGTGCAGGTCAAGCTGCTGCCGGTGTCCGACAAGCATCTCGATTACGCGCTGAGGGTTCAAGCACAGCTGCGCGAAGCCGGGATCCGGGTCGAATGCGATGTTCGCACGGAAAAGCTCGGCTACAAGATCCGGGAAGCTCAGCTGCAGAAGATTCCGTATATGCTTGTGCTTGGCGAACAGGAAGCCGCATCCGGCAGCGTGTCTGTGCGAAGGCGCGGGGAAGGCGATCTCGGCTCCATGAGCATGGAGGAGCTGATCCGGAGCATCCGGGCGGAAATCGAGGTCCTGCGGGGAGGAGCGGCGCATGCTGATTGA